In Acetomicrobium sp. S15 = DSM 107314, the following proteins share a genomic window:
- a CDS encoding pyridoxamine 5'-phosphate oxidase family protein gives MRRSDREIKDPAEIEEILKRGKVCHIALCKENEPYVVPMNYAWRDGTLYLHSAKEGKKVEFARQNPRVSFCVVSEWEVVEGPVPCSWTTHYRSVMGSGRVELVEDAAEKAAALEIFMEHYTKGPFEFPEAALDRVLVWKIRADSLTGKKNV, from the coding sequence TTGAGGAGGAGCGACCGCGAGATAAAAGACCCGGCCGAAATAGAGGAAATCTTAAAGAGGGGCAAGGTGTGCCACATCGCCCTTTGCAAAGAAAACGAGCCCTATGTAGTGCCCATGAATTACGCCTGGCGAGATGGCACTCTCTACCTGCACTCAGCGAAGGAGGGCAAAAAGGTCGAATTTGCCCGCCAAAACCCCCGCGTATCGTTTTGTGTCGTATCGGAGTGGGAGGTTGTAGAAGGGCCGGTGCCATGCAGCTGGACAACGCACTATCGCAGCGTCATGGGCTCAGGAAGGGTAGAACTCGTGGAAGATGCCGCCGAAAAAGCCGCGGCGCTTGAGATCTTTATGGAGCATTACACGAAAGGCCCCTTCGAGTTTCCCGAGGCAGCCTTAGACCGTGTGCTGGTCTGGAAGATCCGTGCCGACTCGCTCACTGGGAAGAAAAACGTTTGA
- a CDS encoding MOSC domain-containing protein, translated as MARVLAICISSARQEAKRGASEARFVAGEGIEGDSHRGFSDRHVSLLRAEDIRAAEAEAGFSFPPGSLAENLVIEGLPSEIPVGAKLKVGSEVILLVAEKGKKPDEPHSYDYKGWCLLPKVGYFLQVLKGGVVRPGDEVVMTEDKKR; from the coding sequence TTGGCTCGAGTCTTAGCCATCTGTATTAGTTCGGCAAGGCAAGAAGCAAAAAGGGGCGCTTCCGAGGCACGCTTCGTCGCCGGTGAAGGTATAGAAGGCGATTCCCACAGGGGGTTCTCAGACCGCCATGTGAGCCTGTTGCGTGCCGAGGATATAAGGGCTGCCGAGGCAGAGGCGGGCTTTTCCTTCCCGCCGGGTTCGCTGGCAGAAAATTTGGTCATAGAGGGCCTCCCGAGTGAAATTCCCGTTGGCGCAAAGCTAAAAGTGGGATCCGAAGTGATATTGCTCGTGGCCGAAAAGGGCAAAAAACCTGACGAGCCCCATTCTTATGACTACAAAGGGTGGTGCCTGTTGCCCAAAGTAGGCTACTTCCTCCAAGTCCTCAAAGGAGGCGTCGTAAGGCCTGGCGACGAAGTCGTCATGACCGAAGACAAAAAGCGCTAA
- a CDS encoding DUF5058 family protein, with amino-acid sequence MDWKEVANGLWIWICGGITSGLGLYMAYYFYKRAVSFMHDSGVPKEETRSMVRGAVITAIGPVLSNIFIMIALAVAISPGLAFQREGVGVGSVFTELVQASNAAIAAGEKFGDPSFTIKGFAAAIFIMNIAGWGWSVEAIFTRYLGKVREKLTGGDPKLLAVIAACGMVAVFSYYSVSNAIKGNGFLVAVVVSLLSSMFLFKLADWMKRPHFKEWALGIAMFVGMIAGKLYAG; translated from the coding sequence GTGGATTGGAAAGAAGTTGCTAACGGCTTATGGATATGGATATGCGGGGGCATCACCTCGGGGCTCGGTTTATATATGGCATATTACTTTTATAAAAGAGCCGTCTCGTTCATGCACGATAGCGGGGTCCCCAAAGAAGAGACGCGTTCTATGGTGCGCGGTGCAGTAATCACCGCTATAGGGCCGGTATTGTCAAATATCTTTATCATGATAGCCCTGGCGGTGGCAATAAGCCCCGGCCTCGCGTTTCAGCGCGAGGGCGTGGGCGTGGGCTCGGTATTTACGGAATTGGTGCAGGCTTCAAACGCAGCCATAGCTGCGGGAGAGAAGTTCGGCGATCCCAGCTTTACCATAAAGGGTTTCGCTGCAGCCATATTCATAATGAACATAGCCGGTTGGGGATGGTCCGTAGAGGCGATATTTACGCGCTATCTCGGCAAGGTCAGGGAAAAGCTCACCGGCGGTGACCCGAAGCTCTTGGCGGTCATCGCAGCCTGCGGCATGGTGGCCGTCTTCAGCTATTATTCGGTGAGCAACGCCATTAAGGGCAACGGCTTCCTCGTAGCAGTGGTCGTATCGTTGCTTTCGTCCATGTTCCTCTTTAAACTCGCCGATTGGATGAAGCGGCCGCACTTCAAGGAGTGGGCCCTGGGCATAGCCATGTTCGTGGGCATGATCGCGGGCAAGCTTTACGCCGGTTAG
- the pruA gene encoding L-glutamate gamma-semialdehyde dehydrogenase yields MNNAVFRFAVPRNEETLSYAPGSVERIEIKAELDRQSSQKVEIPAIIGGREVRTGRLGKVVMPHDHGHVLANYHKSGQQEVAMAIESALKAKAEWSKFSWVDRASVMLKAAELISKKYRHIVNAATMLGQSKNAYQAEIDAACESADFLRFGAYAASYIYEWQPSSGGDCVNRVEYRPLEGFVFVVSPFNFTATALNLVASVVLMGNAVVWKPATTSLLSNYYLMKVFREAGVPDGVINFLPGKGSEISEVVLKHPNFAGLHFTGSTDTFTGLWGKIGQNLASYRNYPRIVGETGGKDFVLAHPSADVEELVTALVRGAFEYQGQKCSAASRAYVPQSLWGRVRELLVEWTEGLSMGDVRDFGNFVNAVIDESSFDKIMGYIERAKSSADAEILAGGFGDKSKGYFVRPTVIEVKDPHFVTMEEEIFGPVLSVYVYEDSAYEDVLRLCDETSPYALTGAVFAKDRDAIAKAYDTLRYAAGNFYINDKPTGAVVGQQPFGGARASGTNDKAGTHFNLMRWVSPRTIKENLLPPSHWSYPFLQSD; encoded by the coding sequence ATGAACAATGCTGTGTTCCGTTTTGCGGTTCCTCGTAACGAGGAGACCCTTTCTTATGCTCCGGGATCTGTTGAGCGCATCGAGATCAAGGCAGAGTTGGATCGCCAGAGCAGTCAGAAGGTCGAGATACCTGCCATAATAGGCGGCAGGGAAGTCCGCACCGGACGCTTAGGGAAGGTAGTTATGCCGCATGATCACGGCCATGTGTTGGCCAACTATCATAAATCGGGCCAACAGGAAGTCGCGATGGCCATAGAGTCTGCCCTCAAGGCCAAAGCTGAGTGGTCCAAGTTCTCTTGGGTCGACAGGGCTTCCGTCATGCTCAAGGCGGCCGAGCTCATCAGCAAGAAGTATCGTCATATCGTCAATGCCGCAACTATGTTGGGCCAGAGCAAAAATGCATATCAAGCCGAGATAGACGCGGCTTGCGAAAGCGCGGATTTCCTGCGCTTCGGTGCATACGCCGCTTCTTATATCTATGAGTGGCAGCCGTCTTCCGGTGGCGATTGTGTTAACAGGGTGGAGTATCGCCCTCTGGAGGGGTTTGTATTTGTGGTTTCGCCCTTCAACTTTACGGCCACTGCCCTAAACTTGGTCGCCTCGGTCGTGCTCATGGGAAATGCAGTGGTTTGGAAGCCTGCCACGACATCCTTATTATCCAATTACTATCTCATGAAGGTTTTTAGGGAGGCAGGCGTTCCCGACGGGGTTATAAACTTCCTGCCCGGCAAAGGGTCGGAGATAAGCGAGGTGGTGCTCAAGCATCCGAATTTCGCCGGTTTGCACTTCACCGGCTCGACGGATACGTTCACCGGACTTTGGGGCAAGATAGGACAGAACCTCGCATCTTATCGCAATTATCCCAGGATCGTGGGCGAAACCGGGGGCAAAGACTTCGTTTTGGCCCATCCTTCGGCCGACGTCGAGGAGCTGGTGACTGCTCTGGTCCGCGGAGCCTTCGAATATCAGGGGCAGAAATGCTCTGCAGCATCGCGCGCTTACGTCCCGCAGTCGCTCTGGGGTAGAGTGAGAGAGCTGTTGGTGGAATGGACAGAGGGGTTGTCAATGGGCGATGTCCGTGACTTCGGGAACTTCGTCAACGCCGTTATCGACGAGAGCTCTTTCGACAAGATCATGGGCTATATAGAGAGGGCAAAGAGTTCCGCCGATGCGGAGATCCTCGCCGGCGGCTTCGGCGACAAGAGCAAGGGCTATTTTGTGCGTCCCACCGTAATTGAAGTGAAGGATCCGCATTTTGTGACCATGGAAGAGGAGATCTTCGGTCCTGTTTTGAGCGTCTATGTTTACGAAGATAGCGCGTACGAAGATGTCCTCAGACTGTGCGACGAGACCTCGCCCTATGCCCTCACCGGCGCTGTGTTCGCCAAAGATCGAGATGCCATAGCGAAAGCGTATGATACCCTGCGTTATGCGGCGGGCAACTTCTACATCAACGACAAGCCTACCGGGGCTGTGGTGGGGCAACAGCCCTTTGGGGGTGCCAGGGCCTCGGGCACCAACGACAAGGCCGGAACCCACTTTAATCTCATGCGTTGGGTGAGTCCGAGGACTATAAAAGAAAACCTACTGCCGCCTTCTCATTGGAGTTACCCCTTTCTCCAATCAGATTAG
- a CDS encoding ImmA/IrrE family metallo-endopeptidase — MAAAVRRLDIDVIEGKAETIDAMLVHTRPGKPVIAVNAKRSAYRQRFSLAHEIGHFVLRHDSSVSFFEDSCSTRHSIAFRPDAKKEREVNIFAAELLMPKVTLAHEAHKYTPRFGPPLNGVHAGHGDTPKRTGPRV, encoded by the coding sequence TTGGCCGCAGCGGTAAGACGCCTCGACATAGACGTCATCGAGGGCAAGGCCGAAACGATAGACGCGATGCTCGTTCACACCAGGCCGGGGAAGCCGGTCATCGCCGTCAACGCGAAGCGCTCCGCCTACAGGCAGAGGTTTTCGCTGGCGCACGAGATCGGGCACTTCGTGCTGAGGCACGACAGCTCGGTTTCGTTCTTCGAAGATTCTTGCAGCACCAGACACAGCATTGCTTTTAGACCCGACGCGAAGAAGGAGCGCGAAGTAAATATCTTTGCTGCTGAGCTTCTGATGCCGAAGGTAACACTTGCCCACGAGGCGCACAAATATACGCCAAGGTTTGGCCCGCCGCTAAATGGTGTCCATGCAGGCCATGGAGATACGCCTAAAAGAACTGGGCCTCGTGTGTAA
- the thiE gene encoding thiamine phosphate synthase, with the protein MELRRSLALYVIPDRKMGKGRDLLTQARSALAGGATAIQLRDKELPGRDLYELAVRMKALCSEYGALFIVNDRLDVALAADCDGVHLGQEDLPVSAARRIVPPGFIIGASAHTPEEALKAERDGADYLGAGAVYPTGSKGDAHTIGIEGFRRVVKSTKLPVVAIGGIDAKNAREVIAEGACGISVISAVVSQEDIEAAARSLRRTVDSALSEREIHKR; encoded by the coding sequence ATGGAGCTGAGGCGCTCGCTGGCTTTATACGTTATCCCTGACAGAAAGATGGGAAAGGGGCGCGATCTATTGACGCAGGCGCGCTCGGCGCTCGCCGGCGGCGCGACGGCGATACAGCTCCGCGATAAGGAGCTACCCGGAAGAGATCTCTACGAACTCGCCGTCAGGATGAAGGCTCTGTGCAGCGAATACGGCGCGCTCTTCATCGTAAACGACAGGCTGGACGTGGCACTGGCCGCCGATTGCGACGGCGTTCATTTGGGCCAGGAGGATCTGCCGGTATCGGCAGCCAGACGGATCGTCCCCCCGGGCTTCATCATTGGCGCTTCGGCCCACACACCAGAAGAGGCGCTCAAGGCCGAAAGGGATGGTGCCGATTACCTCGGCGCGGGTGCGGTTTACCCTACGGGAAGCAAAGGGGATGCCCACACGATAGGCATCGAAGGGTTCAGGCGGGTTGTGAAATCGACGAAGCTCCCCGTCGTTGCTATAGGCGGCATAGACGCCAAAAACGCAAGAGAGGTCATCGCCGAAGGGGCTTGCGGCATATCCGTGATCTCAGCCGTAGTTTCGCAAGAGGATATCGAAGCCGCGGCGAGATCGTTGAGGCGCACGGTGGATTCTGCCCTTTCTGAGAGGGAAATACATAAGAGGTGA
- a CDS encoding response regulator yields MPSLAVLIADEDPMLRALYADYLKGIPGYALAAEADFGRALDSVLRAQAIDLVLLDIFLKGFGQVEGLRRTRALYPRVDLIVLSEGRDPDVVRGALCQGAFDYLIKPFTFQRFKAALEAYRIYNLGLTQRKAAWQQEELDCLVRSSMRARTVCPVLVPPKGVQVKLLNDVMSLLRTLDKPVSAIDLGNKLKISRPTARRYLEHLVDSGVAEVEYAFRRVGRPVKLYRLKI; encoded by the coding sequence ATGCCTTCTCTTGCGGTTCTCATCGCGGACGAAGATCCGATGTTGAGAGCCCTTTATGCGGATTACCTTAAAGGCATCCCGGGTTATGCGTTAGCCGCGGAGGCCGATTTTGGAAGAGCGCTTGACAGCGTCCTGAGGGCGCAGGCCATAGACCTCGTATTGTTGGACATCTTCCTGAAAGGGTTCGGCCAGGTTGAGGGACTTCGCCGGACGAGGGCCCTTTATCCCAGAGTCGACCTGATCGTCCTTTCCGAGGGAAGGGATCCGGATGTAGTGCGCGGCGCCCTGTGTCAAGGGGCTTTTGATTACCTTATAAAACCCTTTACGTTTCAGAGGTTCAAGGCTGCCCTCGAAGCTTACCGAATTTACAATTTGGGTCTGACGCAGCGCAAGGCAGCGTGGCAGCAGGAGGAGCTGGACTGTCTGGTGAGGTCATCAATGAGAGCCCGCACGGTTTGTCCCGTACTCGTCCCGCCCAAGGGAGTACAGGTTAAACTGTTAAACGATGTCATGTCGCTGTTGCGCACCCTCGACAAACCGGTTTCAGCAATAGATTTGGGAAACAAACTTAAGATATCCCGTCCCACGGCCCGCAGGTATCTGGAGCACCTCGTCGATTCAGGGGTGGCGGAGGTGGAATATGCTTTTCGTAGGGTAGGTCGCCCCGTCAAACTTTATCGATTAAAGATATGA
- a CDS encoding outer membrane protein assembly factor BamB family protein: MRRAFAASLCALLIVLGASYAEGAVWYSRGDQYNSGNFNVKLLPRGTLAWKLETGSKIVGAPLVVGSTAYVGNMDGRIFAVDVNTGGVRWTYQADGSIMAAPSALDNIIFFGTFEGTLYALDRGNGTPLWTFKTDGPILASPLALGEKVYVGAYDGSIYALNVRSGALLWNVQSPRGFECAPAMAEGVLLVGGVDGRFHALDPKNGVELWGGNAEGSIRGSPAYGDGRVHYATDNGYAHAIRLKGVVPLWHTRVNAPIGSSPAYAQGEMYLGGLDGKLYVLNAATGQILWAFSTGGPVSSSPAHANGVVFFGSSDHRFYAVDTKSKAALWSFEADDEIVSDPAVAEGRVLFGTLKGTLYALR, from the coding sequence ATGAGGAGAGCCTTTGCGGCATCGTTGTGCGCCCTGCTTATAGTTTTGGGCGCCTCTTACGCGGAAGGAGCCGTGTGGTACTCCAGGGGTGATCAGTACAACAGCGGTAACTTCAACGTCAAGTTGCTTCCTCGTGGAACGCTGGCATGGAAGCTCGAGACGGGGAGCAAGATCGTGGGTGCACCGCTCGTGGTGGGCAGCACGGCATATGTGGGGAATATGGATGGCCGCATCTTCGCCGTAGACGTCAACACGGGAGGCGTGCGCTGGACATATCAGGCAGACGGTTCCATCATGGCCGCTCCGTCGGCGTTGGACAATATAATCTTCTTCGGCACCTTTGAAGGCACGCTATATGCCTTAGACAGAGGGAATGGCACGCCTCTTTGGACGTTTAAGACGGACGGTCCAATCCTCGCCTCACCTCTCGCTTTGGGGGAAAAGGTTTACGTCGGAGCCTACGACGGCAGCATCTATGCCTTGAACGTGCGCAGCGGTGCCCTGTTGTGGAACGTTCAGAGCCCGAGGGGCTTTGAATGCGCTCCGGCTATGGCCGAGGGGGTGCTCCTGGTAGGCGGTGTAGATGGCCGATTTCACGCTTTAGACCCCAAGAACGGGGTTGAGCTCTGGGGAGGCAATGCGGAGGGTTCCATCAGAGGTTCGCCTGCCTACGGTGACGGGCGAGTTCATTATGCCACCGACAACGGATACGCTCACGCGATCCGCTTGAAGGGCGTCGTGCCGCTATGGCATACCAGAGTGAACGCACCTATAGGATCTTCCCCGGCCTATGCGCAAGGGGAGATGTATCTTGGAGGGTTGGACGGTAAGTTGTATGTTTTGAACGCCGCCACCGGTCAAATATTGTGGGCTTTCTCCACAGGAGGGCCTGTTTCGTCGTCGCCGGCGCATGCCAACGGAGTGGTGTTCTTTGGCAGCTCCGATCATCGCTTTTATGCCGTGGATACAAAATCGAAAGCGGCGCTGTGGAGCTTCGAAGCCGACGATGAAATCGTCTCGGACCCAGCCGTTGCGGAAGGGCGTGTGCTCTTCGGCACGCTGAAGGGTACGCTCTACGCATTGCGTTAA
- a CDS encoding M20 family metallopeptidase: MEYGGLFSKISEDELARLCAELIRFDTTNPPGNERAAAEWVARYLEGLGFEAEFVPHGESRATLVAHLKGSDELPPLAFNGHLDVVPAGAQDWKHPPFGGEISEGKVWGRGSSDMKSGIAAMLTAAKAVATSGLPLKGDLIFLATSGEELDMMGAKSLTSRKDLAKAQAIIIAEPTDNEVVLTERGVFWPEFTTYGKTAHGSTPELGHNAIKDMMALLLELEKSEIPYEPHPVAGRFSMSINTINGGVKTNVVPDKCVATVDMRTVPGQDHKALLSQLEGIVKKLEAKLPGFKASVKINNDLPPADTSPEEPVVKRFLEVAQSVAPGVKVGKAPFATEAAVFVPSMGVPTIIFGPGDPKLAHQPDEYVEISKMATSARVFAAVAAALLT, translated from the coding sequence ATGGAATACGGAGGATTGTTTTCTAAAATTTCAGAGGATGAGCTAGCGAGGCTGTGCGCAGAGCTGATCCGTTTCGATACAACAAACCCGCCAGGAAACGAGCGCGCCGCCGCTGAATGGGTGGCCCGTTATCTTGAAGGCTTGGGCTTCGAAGCGGAGTTCGTGCCGCACGGCGAAAGCAGGGCCACGCTCGTGGCGCACCTTAAGGGAAGCGATGAGCTTCCTCCGCTTGCTTTCAACGGCCATCTGGATGTGGTCCCCGCGGGAGCTCAAGATTGGAAACATCCCCCTTTCGGCGGCGAAATATCGGAGGGAAAAGTCTGGGGTAGGGGGAGCTCCGATATGAAGAGCGGCATCGCGGCTATGTTGACCGCGGCCAAGGCCGTCGCCACTTCAGGCTTGCCACTGAAAGGAGATCTCATCTTTTTGGCCACGTCTGGGGAAGAATTGGACATGATGGGGGCAAAAAGCCTGACGAGCAGGAAGGATTTGGCGAAAGCCCAAGCCATAATCATAGCCGAACCCACAGATAACGAAGTGGTGTTGACGGAGCGAGGGGTCTTCTGGCCAGAGTTCACCACCTACGGAAAAACCGCCCACGGTTCTACGCCAGAGCTCGGACATAACGCCATCAAAGACATGATGGCTCTCCTCCTTGAGTTGGAAAAAAGTGAGATTCCATATGAGCCGCACCCCGTGGCGGGACGATTCTCCATGAGCATAAACACCATAAACGGCGGCGTTAAGACCAACGTAGTCCCCGACAAGTGCGTGGCCACAGTCGACATGCGCACCGTTCCGGGACAAGACCACAAGGCGCTTTTGTCTCAACTTGAGGGAATCGTCAAGAAGCTGGAGGCAAAACTCCCCGGTTTTAAGGCCTCTGTAAAGATAAACAACGACCTGCCGCCAGCCGACACCTCACCCGAAGAACCGGTGGTAAAGCGCTTCTTGGAGGTAGCCCAAAGCGTAGCCCCTGGCGTGAAGGTCGGCAAGGCTCCGTTCGCCACGGAAGCAGCCGTCTTCGTCCCATCCATGGGCGTGCCCACTATCATATTCGGCCCCGGCGATCCAAAGTTGGCGCATCAACCCGACGAATACGTGGAGATCTCCAAGATGGCGACATCCGCCCGCGTCTTTGCAGCTGTGGCTGCGGCGCTCCTCACGTAA
- a CDS encoding aldehyde dehydrogenase family protein, translating to MQMIIGGKKVNSSDGRTNKVFNPATQELLGTVPVATKEDIEHCLDIAQEGKKLWADTPLVERSKILVKYTGLLESHKKELATLQSKDMGKPFSQCVGEVNTAIMLFEGFVERAKHLYGETVPDCQPGAEKDILFTRREPLGVIACILPFNFPTTLFAHKVAPALASGNAVVIKPSSDNPLVVIRLTELLLEAGVPGSVAQVITGSGSMVGKILCSSTKVNAITLTGSTEAGIVVMRDSADALHRVTLELGGNDPMVIFADGDLELAVNEAYSGRIANAGQICCSPKRFIVQEPIAKDFADKLKAKFEKIVKGDILDPSTELGCLINENAAKRVEEQVKLTIQQGAKCICGGKRNGAFFEPTILVDVTPDMDVAKDMEIFGPVFPIITFKTEEEALAISNNTKYGLCAGVVTSDVNKGIRFMSKVEAGTVVINGNSRYRHIDHRFGGYKMSGIGREGIPCTIEEMTQVKTYVLKGILK from the coding sequence ATGCAAATGATTATAGGAGGCAAGAAAGTTAATTCGAGCGATGGCAGGACGAACAAGGTTTTTAATCCGGCCACGCAGGAATTGCTCGGTACCGTTCCTGTCGCTACTAAAGAAGACATCGAGCATTGTTTGGACATCGCTCAAGAGGGTAAAAAATTGTGGGCCGATACGCCCTTGGTCGAGCGTTCTAAAATTCTCGTCAAATATACAGGTTTGCTCGAAAGCCATAAAAAAGAATTGGCGACGTTGCAAAGCAAAGATATGGGAAAGCCGTTCTCGCAGTGCGTCGGTGAAGTCAATACGGCCATTATGTTGTTCGAAGGGTTTGTGGAAAGGGCGAAGCACCTATACGGAGAGACTGTGCCTGACTGTCAGCCTGGCGCAGAAAAAGACATACTTTTTACCAGAAGGGAACCCTTAGGCGTCATTGCCTGTATCCTTCCCTTTAACTTCCCTACAACTCTCTTTGCCCATAAGGTTGCACCGGCCTTGGCCTCGGGCAATGCGGTTGTCATAAAGCCCTCGTCGGATAACCCTCTCGTAGTTATACGCTTGACGGAGCTATTGTTAGAAGCCGGCGTTCCGGGTAGCGTGGCCCAGGTGATAACAGGCAGCGGGTCGATGGTGGGGAAGATTTTATGCAGCAGCACGAAAGTTAACGCTATTACGCTGACCGGCAGCACAGAAGCCGGCATCGTTGTGATGAGAGATTCTGCAGATGCCCTACATAGAGTAACACTTGAGCTCGGCGGGAATGACCCGATGGTTATTTTCGCCGATGGAGACCTGGAGTTAGCCGTTAACGAAGCTTACAGCGGGAGGATAGCAAATGCCGGCCAAATCTGTTGTTCTCCCAAGAGGTTTATCGTTCAAGAACCAATAGCTAAGGACTTTGCAGACAAGCTTAAAGCCAAGTTTGAAAAAATTGTCAAGGGCGACATCTTGGACCCCAGCACAGAATTAGGTTGTCTAATCAACGAAAACGCCGCTAAAAGAGTCGAGGAGCAGGTCAAATTAACGATACAGCAAGGCGCCAAGTGCATTTGCGGGGGCAAGAGAAACGGGGCGTTCTTTGAGCCGACCATCCTGGTCGATGTCACCCCAGACATGGACGTAGCGAAAGATATGGAGATCTTCGGGCCGGTCTTTCCGATAATCACCTTTAAAACGGAAGAAGAGGCTTTGGCTATCTCTAATAATACCAAATACGGCCTCTGCGCGGGAGTAGTTACCTCGGATGTCAATAAGGGCATCAGGTTCATGTCGAAAGTAGAGGCGGGCACGGTCGTAATTAACGGAAACAGCCGCTATAGACATATCGACCATCGCTTTGGCGGTTATAAAATGAGCGGCATCGGCCGCGAAGGCATACCGTGCACGATAGAAGAGATGACGCAGGTAAAAACCTATGTCTTGAAGGGTATTTTAAAATGA
- a CDS encoding SIMPL domain-containing protein, whose protein sequence is MRDERVSSAFALGVCLAIGLIVAGYLVGGALLKARSAERFVTVKGLSEKIVEADLAIWNISFRDAANDLEGLQQLVDANKAKVHNFLLGMGFEEAEISSMPPQITDVKSLPYMDPSRDREFRYTAVTKLTLRSAKVPLVKKALERAGELVSAGIVLAEDSATEFSFTKLNDIKPEMIAEATKSAREAAEQFARDSGSHVGAIRRANQGYFTIDDRDRGSPDYKTVRVVTTVEFFLTNP, encoded by the coding sequence GTGCGGGATGAGCGAGTTTCATCCGCCTTCGCATTGGGGGTTTGTCTGGCAATAGGCCTCATAGTGGCGGGGTATTTGGTGGGAGGCGCATTGCTCAAGGCCAGATCTGCGGAGCGGTTCGTCACGGTGAAAGGGCTCTCGGAAAAGATTGTGGAGGCGGACTTGGCTATATGGAACATATCCTTTCGTGATGCAGCGAATGATTTAGAGGGGCTTCAGCAGCTTGTGGACGCTAATAAGGCAAAAGTGCACAACTTCTTATTGGGGATGGGTTTCGAGGAAGCGGAGATTTCGAGCATGCCACCCCAAATCACGGACGTAAAGTCGCTGCCTTACATGGATCCCTCCAGGGACAGGGAGTTTCGTTATACGGCTGTGACAAAGCTAACCCTACGTTCGGCCAAAGTTCCCCTCGTCAAAAAGGCCCTCGAGCGCGCAGGAGAGCTTGTGTCCGCAGGTATTGTCCTCGCCGAAGACAGTGCCACCGAATTTTCTTTCACTAAGCTGAACGATATTAAACCTGAAATGATCGCCGAAGCGACTAAAAGCGCCAGAGAAGCGGCGGAGCAGTTCGCCAGGGATTCCGGCAGCCATGTTGGGGCGATACGGAGGGCAAATCAAGGCTACTTCACAATAGACGACAGAGATAGGGGCTCGCCCGACTACAAAACTGTCCGCGTAGTGACTACGGTGGAATTTTTCCTGACGAACCCATGA
- a CDS encoding hydroxyacid dehydrogenase → MASERLKALIIDDINPVAAEILGKYMDVTVDKRPLKTEELASVIEPYHLLMMRVSAKIGPSVIDRAPNLKIVASATAGLDHVDLSYCREKGVKVINAAGGNAESVAELAFGFMISLFREIPRASKDVKSGVWNRAAYNGRELLGKTLGLVAVGNVGRRVAELSRAFGMSVLAFDPYVSQEAAREMGVKLVSLEELLRESDVISIHAPLTPETHHMISIPQIAMMKDGAYLVNAGRGGIVDEAAAYEALKSGKLAGMAADVMEVEPCLRSPLYELDNFIVTPHFGGQTPEALKRMASIAAERALEALGLKA, encoded by the coding sequence ATGGCAAGTGAAAGGCTTAAGGCTCTCATCATCGATGATATTAATCCTGTGGCGGCGGAGATCCTGGGAAAGTACATGGACGTGACGGTGGACAAAAGGCCATTGAAGACCGAGGAGCTCGCCTCTGTTATTGAGCCGTATCATCTTCTTATGATGCGGGTCTCGGCGAAGATCGGCCCTTCGGTGATCGACAGAGCGCCGAACCTGAAAATAGTCGCCTCGGCCACGGCAGGCCTTGACCATGTCGATCTGAGCTATTGCCGTGAGAAAGGTGTAAAAGTGATAAACGCCGCGGGCGGCAATGCCGAGTCTGTGGCTGAGCTCGCTTTCGGTTTCATGATATCCCTTTTCAGGGAGATTCCGAGGGCCAGCAAGGATGTCAAATCCGGAGTATGGAATCGGGCGGCCTATAACGGCAGAGAGTTGTTGGGAAAGACCCTCGGCCTCGTGGCTGTCGGGAACGTCGGAAGGAGAGTAGCAGAGCTTTCCAGGGCCTTCGGCATGAGCGTGCTCGCTTTTGATCCGTATGTATCACAGGAGGCGGCCCGCGAGATGGGCGTAAAGCTCGTAAGTCTGGAAGAGCTTTTGCGGGAAAGCGACGTGATTTCGATTCACGCACCCCTGACGCCGGAAACGCACCACATGATCTCTATCCCTCAGATAGCCATGATGAAAGATGGCGCATATTTGGTGAACGCGGGCAGAGGTGGCATCGTCGATGAGGCGGCGGCTTATGAAGCCCTGAAGAGCGGTAAACTTGCGGGGATGGCGGCTGACGTTATGGAGGTTGAACCGTGCCTCCGTTCTCCCCTTTATGAGCTCGACAACTTCATCGTAACGCCTCACTTTGGTGGCCAGACGCCCGAGGCCCTGAAGAGGATGGCCTCTATCGCTGCAGAGAGGGCGCTCGAGGCATTGGGGCTTAAGGCGTAA